One genomic segment of Aliarcobacter cibarius includes these proteins:
- a CDS encoding acetyl-CoA carboxylase biotin carboxylase subunit, whose translation MKKIKKVLIANRGEIALRIIRACKELEIKSVAVFSEVDVEGIWVRKADECYPILGDVVQAYLDYEKIISIAKKSDCDAIHPGYGFLSENADFARACEENGIIFIGPKPEHIELFGDKMASKVAMKKVGVPVLEGTDEPIIDIEEGAKIAKQIGFPVIIKAAFGGGGRGMRIVREEKDFKELFESASNEAKKYFGRGEAFIEKYVENPRHIEIQVIADKYGNVLHLGERDCSIQRRHQKVIEIAPSPRLNNEARKELYRIATKAMFKLGYESVGTVEFLLDPDDNIYFIEMNTRVQVEHPVTETITGVDIIQRMIQIAEGSRMIFLQEEINFRGYSIEFRINAENPLKGFMPSVGTVERYLTPGGPGVRLDSALYTGYKVPPNYDSMVGKLIVWALDWEGCVKKATRALDEFYIEGFPTNIPLHREIVRDQDFKDGIFTTNYLDKKMDIFTLHSKDNIEEEESKVENVKKLIATINSKNITTRH comes from the coding sequence ATGAAAAAAATCAAAAAAGTACTTATTGCTAATAGAGGAGAGATTGCACTAAGAATCATAAGAGCTTGTAAAGAGCTTGAGATTAAAAGTGTTGCTGTATTCTCTGAAGTTGATGTAGAGGGTATTTGGGTAAGAAAAGCTGATGAATGTTACCCTATTTTAGGAGATGTTGTTCAAGCATACTTAGATTATGAAAAAATCATTTCAATTGCAAAAAAATCTGATTGTGATGCAATTCACCCTGGATATGGATTTTTAAGTGAAAATGCTGATTTTGCAAGAGCTTGTGAAGAAAATGGAATTATTTTTATTGGTCCAAAACCTGAACATATCGAACTATTTGGTGATAAAATGGCATCAAAAGTAGCTATGAAAAAAGTTGGAGTTCCTGTTCTTGAAGGTACTGATGAGCCAATTATTGATATTGAAGAAGGTGCAAAAATTGCAAAACAAATTGGATTCCCAGTTATAATTAAAGCTGCATTTGGTGGTGGTGGAAGAGGAATGAGAATAGTAAGAGAAGAGAAAGACTTCAAAGAACTATTTGAAAGTGCCTCAAATGAAGCAAAAAAATATTTCGGTAGAGGTGAAGCATTTATTGAAAAATATGTTGAGAATCCAAGACATATTGAAATTCAAGTTATTGCTGATAAATATGGAAATGTTTTACACCTTGGAGAAAGAGATTGTTCTATTCAAAGAAGACATCAAAAAGTTATTGAAATTGCTCCAAGTCCAAGATTAAATAATGAAGCAAGAAAAGAGTTATATAGAATTGCTACAAAAGCTATGTTCAAACTAGGATACGAAAGTGTTGGAACAGTTGAATTCTTACTTGATCCAGATGACAATATCTACTTTATTGAAATGAATACAAGAGTTCAAGTTGAGCACCCTGTAACTGAAACTATTACTGGAGTTGATATTATTCAAAGAATGATTCAAATTGCTGAAGGTAGTAGAATGATTTTCTTACAAGAAGAAATAAACTTTAGAGGATACTCTATTGAGTTCAGAATAAATGCTGAAAATCCATTAAAAGGATTTATGCCTTCTGTTGGAACTGTTGAGAGATATTTAACACCAGGTGGTCCTGGAGTAAGACTTGACTCTGCACTTTACACAGGATATAAAGTTCCACCAAACTATGATTCAATGGTTGGAAAATTAATCGTATGGGCACTTGACTGGGAAGGTTGTGTGAAAAAAGCAACTAGAGCGTTAGATGAGTTCTATATAGAAGGATTCCCTACAAATATTCCTCTTCATAGAGAAATTGTAAGAGACCAAGATTTCAAAGATGGTATATTTACAACAAATTATCTTGATAAAAAAATGGATATTTTCACATTACATAGTAAAGATAATATTGAAGAAGAAGAGTCTAAAGTAGAAAATGTTAAAAAATTAATAGCTACAATTAACTCAAAAAATATCACAACAAGACATTAA